Proteins from a genomic interval of Pseudomonas silesiensis:
- a CDS encoding DUF6515 family protein: MKSRIWRLAGVGLLCVSVTAQSLADEPQTRGPDGGQRGSDGHQGNNQGRGGPDQSRPHNNQQQNQPRAQNDDIIRADNSRQFEHNGQNQQKRQPPDYNSPVRPPPPPPQLPANDLPIQGRPDTVRQTQQPQRGYYQDAPRYNDNNQHWQNNAPRPDDRRWSGRPDGHGNGWGPGPQYRPGHVIDRFPDRDYRVPYGGRDYFYSGGYWYRPQGPRYVVVQPPRGIRVSYLPDYAREVWIGGALLFLAAGSYYAYQESTQDYVVVEPPVQPQPQPVSQGYDVVAYPANGQSPEQVNQDGYECYQYAVQQSGFNPRTATYQPDPSVVQVYRQAQGSCLSSRGYQVQ; the protein is encoded by the coding sequence ATGAAGTCGCGCATCTGGCGTTTGGCCGGAGTTGGTTTGCTGTGTGTCAGTGTCACCGCGCAATCGCTGGCCGATGAGCCGCAAACCCGGGGTCCCGACGGCGGGCAACGGGGTTCGGATGGCCATCAGGGCAACAATCAAGGCCGTGGCGGCCCTGATCAGTCGCGCCCGCACAATAATCAGCAACAGAATCAACCGCGTGCACAGAACGACGACATTATTCGAGCCGACAACAGTCGTCAGTTCGAGCACAACGGCCAGAATCAACAGAAGCGTCAGCCGCCCGACTACAACAGCCCGGTGCGGCCGCCACCGCCACCGCCGCAGCTACCGGCCAACGACCTGCCGATCCAGGGCCGGCCCGACACCGTGCGCCAGACCCAACAACCGCAGCGCGGCTACTATCAGGATGCTCCGCGGTACAACGACAACAACCAACATTGGCAAAATAACGCTCCGCGCCCCGATGACCGTCGCTGGTCCGGCCGTCCGGACGGACATGGCAACGGCTGGGGTCCAGGCCCGCAATATCGCCCCGGTCACGTGATCGATCGCTTCCCGGACCGCGACTACCGCGTGCCTTATGGCGGTCGGGACTATTTCTATTCCGGTGGCTACTGGTATCGCCCGCAGGGGCCGCGTTACGTAGTGGTGCAACCGCCGCGCGGCATACGTGTCAGCTACCTGCCCGATTACGCCCGTGAAGTGTGGATCGGCGGTGCGCTGCTATTCCTGGCGGCCGGTTCCTATTACGCCTATCAGGAGAGCACTCAGGATTACGTGGTGGTCGAGCCGCCCGTGCAGCCGCAACCGCAACCGGTCAGTCAGGGTTATGACGTGGTGGCGTATCCGGCCAACGGCCAGTCGCCGGAACAGGTCAACCAGGACGGTTACGAGTGCTACCAGTATGCGGTGCAGCAGAGTGGCTTTAATCCACGGACGGCCACCTACCAGCCGGACCCGTCGGTGGTGCAAGTCTATCGCCAGGCCCAGGGCAGCTGCCTGAGCAGTCGCGGTTATCAGGTTCAGTAG